GCCGGCAGCCCTTTGCGGTGCATGGTCAGGCCGACCGGTACCACAGCCAGGGAAGCAACAGCGGGAAACAGTGACGACAGATCGGCAACGGTCTGAGCCAGAACTTTGCCATCATTGACTCCAGGACAGAGCACCACCTGGGTGTGCATGGTAATGCCGGCCCCGGCCAATTCTTTAATTATCTCGAGGATCGGCGGAATTCCCGTTTTGCCCAACATCCTTTCACGCACCAGAGGATCTGTTGCATGCACTGAAATATAGAGCGGTGAGAGCCTTTGCGACTTGATCCGCTCCAGGTCGCTGGCATCGATATTGGCCAGAGTCACATAGTTGCCATAAAGGAAAGAGAGCCGGTAATCCTCATCCTTGACGTAAAGAGGCTTCCGCAGTCCCTTGGGCAATTGATGAACAAAACAGAAAATACATTTGTTGCCGCACTCGGCAGGAACCGGTGCCTGGAAAATAAGGCCGAGAGGCTCGGATTCGTCCCGTTCCACCTCCATCTCCCAGACCTCTCCATCCCTTTTCACAACCTCAAGGGTCAGTTCCTCATCTGCGGCAAAAAAATTAAAATCGATGATGTCCCGCAGCCTGTGGCCGTTGATGGCAACCAACCGATCACCCGCCTCTATTTCAAGCTCGTCGGCGATGCTTTCCGTCACAACACTGTCGATCAACAAACCTTCCATCACACACCTTTGTAATATGCCGTGCTCCGGTAATAATCGAGCAGCGAGCGGAAAAAAACGTTGAGCACGGCAGTTACCGGCACCGCCAGCAGCATGCCGAAGATGCCGAACCATTGGCCCCCGATGAGAAGGGCAAGGATTGTTACAACAGGATGCAGCCCCACCTTGTTACCAACGATTTTGGGGGTAATAATGCCCCCTTCTGCCGCCTGCACCAGCATGAACCAGCCTAGACAAAGCATTGGATGGAGAAGATCATGGAACTTGAGAAAGGCCATGAGCATGGAAAAGACGATGCCGAAGAGCGTCCCCAGATAGGGAATCATGAACAGAAGGCCGGATATGGTGCCGATGAGAATAGCCAGGTCAATGCCGATGAAGTATAGTCCGATGCTGTAAAGCACCGCCAAAATGACGCAAAGCATCAATTGACCGCGGACGAAGGATGAAAGCACCTCATCCACCTCTGCCGCCTTCTGACAAAACCATGGCCTGTAACGCTCCGGGACAAGATTCAGCAATGTGGTCTTCAGTTCCGGCATGTCCAGGAGAAAATAAAAAAGGTAGATGGGAGTAATGAAATAGCCGAGGATGGATAGAACGAAGGCCAAGGTGGAGCTGAAGGCGCGCGTAACAACGGCGAATGTTTCCTTGAACAGGCTGAAGGAAATGCCACGCAACCGCTCAAGCGCTGTTGTCAGGTGCTGATAGGCCTTTTCCGGCGTCTCGATATCCAGGTACGCCTTCACGCCGGCCGGTATGTAATTGTACAGCCGGTTAGCGTACTCGGGAAGATTTATCTCTATTGAACCCAACTCCCCTTTTATGGAGACGATGAAGAACAATATTGCCAGGGTGGCCAGAAGAACAAGCGCAAAAAAGACGAGAACAATGGCAACGGTCCGGTTCATCCCTCGCTCCGCCAGCTTTGCCACGAGAGGGTTCAAGATGTAGGTGAGGATCAGGGCAATAAAGACCGGCAGGAAAACTGTTCCTGAGAGGAAAATCACCGCTAGCGCCACTAAAGCAAGAAGCATAGCAACGATCAAAAATTTTTTTTCACTGGTCATCGTCATGATTATCCCGAATAAATAAAGATGATTGGCTGCGCAGCCGGCAAGGATAGCGCAGCGATCGCTCTTTTACAAACAAAAACAGGGAAGACCCAGCCGGGTCAATCCCTGTTTTTTGATCGTTGAAGCTGTTGCAGTACCTATTGATGCAGTCTGAAATTACCGTCCACAGAAGTTATGCTGGATATGGCGTGTTTATAGATGAGAAGATCGCCCTGTACTTCCATAAGAACCGAGAAATTATCGAACGACTTGATGTAGCCTTCCAGCTTGCTGCCGGCCATGAGCTGGACGGTAACCTTTACCCTCTCTTTTCGTGCCTGGTTAAGGTACTGATCCTGGATGTTGAAAGGTGCTTTTGGCATGGTCCTCTCCTCTTTCAAAAAATTCAATCACATGGTTACAAATATTAGCAAATGCCGCAGGATATTCAACCCATTTAATCCCATATTCTTTATTAAACCAAGTCATCTGCCGTTTTGCATAACGTCTCGTATCCCTCTTGATCAGCTGCACCGCCTGATCCAGAGAAATTTCACCGCTAAGAAAAGAACATATCTCCTTATAGCCTATGGAGCGCATTGCCTTTAAATCCCTGGCATAGCCCAGTCGGAACAGCTCCTCCACTTCCGCGGCCAGGCCCGACTCTACCATTTCATCAACCCGCTTTTCCACCCGGCTGTATAATTCCTGCCGCTCCACATTTATCCCCAGCATCAGGCAGTCGTACATCTCTTCTGCAAAACCATGCTCCTGCCTGAACTGTGACATTGGACGCCCCGTCTGCCGATACACCTCCAATGCCCGGATAATCCGTACCCGGTCGTTGTGGTGAAGTCGTTCGGCAGTAATTGGGTCAACCTCAGCCAACAGCTGCAAAAGGCCTTCGTTGCCAATTTCTTTCGCCAGTTCATTCAATTCTCCGCGGATTTGTTCGTCTCCGCTAGGCGAATCCACCAGCCCTTGGAGCAAAGCACGGATGTAAAGGCCAGTCCCCCCAACGATGAAGACTCTCTTGCCGCGGCTGTGGATATCTGCAATGGCCCCGTCAGCCGCCCGGCGAAAATCCGATGCGGAAAAGTTCACGTCAGGGGTAACGATGTCGATTAAGTGATGAGTAACTCGGCTGCGCAGACTGACTGACGGTTTAGCCGTACCGATATCCATGCCGCGGTATACCTGCATGGAATCGGCGTTAACAATCTCGCCGTCAAAACGCTCGGCCAGGCGCACCGCCAGCTCAGTCTTTCCTGAGGCAGTGGGCCCGACGATACTCACCAGCTTGATTTTCTCTTCACTCTTCACTCTTTGTTCTACCGTTTAAACATCCGCTCGATCTCGGCAAGGGTCAGTGTGTGTAACACCGGTCGCCCATGGGGACAGTTGCTGGAAAATTCTGTGGTATCCATCTGCTGAAAGAGTGCCTTTATTTCCTGTTGGCTAAGGCAATGACTTCCGCGCACAACACTGTGGCAAGCGATCCTGGCCAGGATGTCTTCCAGGATGTCCTGAAAGGAACGGCTTCGGCCCAGGCTCTGCAACTCTTCCAGGATGTCCCGCAGTGTCTTCACATAATCATTGCCGCTCAACAGGTGAGGCACGGCATTCAACAGCCAGGTGGAACCACCGAACTCCTCCAGGCTAAACCCTACCCGATCCAGCTCGGTTTGGTGCTCCCGGATGACAGCACCTTCCTTGAATGAAAACTCCACCGTTTCGGGGAAAAGCAGCCGCTGTGACTCCACTCCCATTGCAGCATGCTGGGTCTTCAGGCGCTCAAAGGCAACCCGCTCATGGGCGGCGTGCTGATCGATGATAACCAGGCTGTTTCCATCCTGGCAAAGGATATAGGCAGCGTTAAACTGGCCGATCACCGAAAGGCCGGAAAAATACCCGCGCTCTACTTCCGGCGCAGGAGCCGCGTCAGCTACCGGCACGGGATCAGGCAGAGATGTTTCTCTGAAGCTTGCCGGCACTGCAGGTGTGGACATCTTGAATGATTGTTGTGTCGTTTTTTGCGGACGGTATTGGGTCAAGGACTCCCGCACCTGGGCAATCCTTGCAGCCGCTATGGATGTGGAAGCCTGCGTCTTTTGCACCACTGGCTGTGTTTTTACCCATGGGGAAGAACGCAGCACTGACTCCACGGCCTCCTGAATGGCGTCATGCACCCTCCCCTGCTCCCGAAAGCGAACCTCGTGCTTGGTGGGATGAACGTTCACATCCACCTCTGCGGCGGGAACGCTTATGAAAAGCACCACCACCGGATAACGGCCCCGCTCCATGAAATTGCGATAAGCCTGAAGCACGGCATGCTGCACTACCTTGTCTCTTATGAAACGGCCGTTGATATAGGTATAAACATGGGAAGCGGCGGAACGACTGCATTCGGGTTTGCCCACCAGACCGGTGACATTGAGTTGTCCGTCGCAGAAGTCTAACGGATAAAGATCCTGGGAGAGTGTGCGTCCGAGGAGGGTTGCCACCCGTTCGCGCAGGTCCGCATTGAGAGCGCGAAAAACAGTCTTGCCGTCGTTGGTATAAATAAATCGGATGTCGGGGCGGGATATGGCCAGCCTGGTCAGGAGGTCTCCCACATGCCCCGCCTCAGTTTCGCTGCTCTTCATGAACTTGAGGCGGGCCGGAGTATTGAAAAAGAGGTTGCGCACCGAGATTACCGTCCCTTCGGCCATGCCGCATGCCTTGACCTCCTTTATCCGCCCCCCCTCGGCATAGATTTCGGTTCCTTCCAGAGACCCCTTTTCCCTGGTTGCCAGAGTGAAACGTGAAACGGAAGCCACCGAGGGGAGCGCTTCACCTCGGAAGCCGAGGGTGGCCAGGCTGAAGAGATCCTCATCGTTGGCTATCTTGCTGGTGGCGTGCCTTTCCAGGGCAAGCAGGGCATCTTCCCGTGTCATGCCGCAGCCGGTGTCGGAGACCCTGATAAGTCTTTTCCCCCCGGCCTCGATCTCGACCATGACCTCGCTGCAGCCTGCATCCAATGCGTTCTCTACCAGTTCCTTCACCACAGAAGCCGGTCTTTCCACAACCTCACCGGCCGCAATCTTATTGGTGAGTTGTTCGGGAAGTATCTTGATCCGCGTAGCCACTAAATCACCTCGTCAAATAGGGCCAAGATACCCCATCCACCGCCTTGTTGTAAAGAAAGTTACCAAGGTTCTCCTTTGCCGGAAGACCTTTTGATGCTACAATTTCCCCTGCAACCACGCCAAACCAACTGCCGGAGAATCAATAATGACCGAAAGCCCCCATCGCACCATTTGTCGCAAGGACTACACCCCCCCCGATTATATCGTCGATAGAGTGGAGCTGCGTTTTGAACTGGACGAGGAGACGACACGGGTCCATTCCCGACTCAGCATCATGCGGCACCCCCAGGCATTGACCTCTGGAACGCCCCCCCTTGTCCTGGACGGGCACCGATTCACGCTGTTGGAAATCAAGCTTGACGACAAGGTGCTTGTCCCCGGCCGCTACAAAGTGGACCAGGAATACCTGACTATTGACCAGGTACCGGATAAATTCGTCCTTGAAATCACCACTGAACTGCGTCCCCAGCACAACACTTTTCTGGAAGGGCTCTATCGTTCCGGCGGCATGTTCTGCACCCAGTGCGAAGCTGAAGGTTTCCGCTCCATCACCTATTTCCCCGACCGGCCCGATGTGCTGGCAGTTTATACCACCACCATCGTGGCCGATCGGCAACGTTACCCCGTGTTGCTTTCCAACGGGAATCCGGTTAAAAAAGGAAATTTCGACAAAGGCCGCCACTTCGTCACCTGGCATGATCCGTTTCCCAAGCCCAGCTACCTCTTCGCCCTGGTGGCCGGAGACCTGGTCTGCCTGGAAGATACCTTCACCACCCGCTCCGGACGTCAAATTGCCCTCCGCATTTATGTGAATGAACAGAACCGGACCAAATGCGATCACGCCCTACGGTCGCTGCAGAAAGCCATGTTCTGGGATGAGGAAAATTTCGGCCGCGAATACGACCTGGATATCTACATGATTGTCGCCGTTGATGACTTCAATATGGGAGCCATGGAAAACAAGGGTCTGAATGTCTTCAATTCCCGCTACGTGCTGGCCAGCCCGGAAACGGCCACGGACGACGATTTTCAGGCCATCGAAGAGGTCATCGGCCACGAATATTTCCACAACTGGACCGGCAACCGGATCACCTGCCGCGACTGGTTCCAGCTCTCCCTCAAGGAGGGGCTGACCATCTTCCGCGACCAGGAATTTTCAGCGGACATGGAATCGCGGGGGGTCAAGCGCATCGCCGACGTCCGTTACCTGCGCACCGCCCAGTTCGCCGAAGATGCCGGGCCCATGTCCCATCCGGTAAGACCGGAATGCTACATGGAAATCAACAATTTTTATACCGTCACCGTCTATAACAAGGGCGCCGAGGTGATCCGCATGCTGCGTACCCTGCTTGGTCCTGAGCGCTTCCACCAGGGCATGGATCTTTATTTCAAGCGCCATGATGGCCAGGCGGCAACCGTTGAGGACTTTGTCCGGGCCATGGCAGATGCGGGAGGGATTGACCTGGGCCAGTTCAAGCGGTGGTACAGCCAGGCGGGTACCCCGGAACTGCAGATAAAGGGGGAATTCCATGCCACGACAGGAACATATCTCCTCAACATCAGGCAAAGCTATCCCAAAACAGGTGAAGAGACACCGAAGGAACCGCTTCACATCCCTTTGACCATGGGTCTGCTCGACAGGGACGGCCATGAATTGCCCCTGACCATGGAAGGGGAGGACTCTGCCGGACCGACGACACGGGTTCTGGAGTTGCGCCAATCGGAAGAAAAATTCCTCTTCACCGGTCTGAAAACGGCCCCGGTGCCGGCACTTTTACGCGGGTTCTCCGCGCCGGTCCGGCTGGATTATGCATACAGCCATGAGGAGCTGGTCCTTTTGATGGCCCATGAGACCGATCCCTTCTGCAGATGGGAGGCAGGACAGCAGCTGGCTATCCAGGTCATGCTCGGCCTGGTGGCCGACTGGCAGGCCGGGCGTCAACTGGAGCTGGACAAAGGCATCATTTCAGCCTTCAAAGAAACTCTTTCCAGCAACGAAAAAGACCGTGCCTTTCTCGCCGAGGCCCTAACCCTGCCTAGCGAGGCATATCTGGCCGATTCCATGGCCGTGGCCGATCCCGATGCGGTCCATGCCGTCCGCCAATTTGTAAGAAAAAGGCTGGCTATCGAGCTTAAGGCGGAATTTCACCAGGTCCACTCGGCCTGCCGCCCGACCCGCCCCTACAAGGTAGGTGACGGTCTGGCCGGAGAGCGGCGTCTGGCCAATCTCTGTCTCGCCTATCTCATGACCCTTGACGGCGATGAAGAAGTCGGCCTGTGCATCGACCAATACCATAAGGCTGACAATATGACCGATACCATGGGAGCGCTGGGTCCGCTCGCTTCTTCCAATTCTCCCAGTCGGCGCATCATACTTGAAGAGTTCTATCAGCGCTGGCAGGGAGACCGACAGGTAGTTGACAAGTGGTTCTCCCTGCAGGCCGCATCAAGCAGGCCCGATACGCTGGCGGAGGTGGAGAAGCTGCTTGGCCATCCTGCCTTCGAACCAGCCAACCCCAACCGCTTCCGTTCCCTGGTCGGCGCCTTCTCCCAGGCCAACCCGGTGCGCTTCCACGATAAAAGCGGCGCCGGCTACAGATTTCTCACCGATCAGCTGATTCGCCTGATACCTATCAATCCGCAGGTCTCTGCCCGCCTCATGTCGCCACTGACCCGCTGGCACCGTTATGACCAGAAACGGCAGGAGATGATGCGTGGAGAACTGGAACGGATCAGGGTGCTCCCCAATCTGCCGCGGGATGTTTACGAAGTGGTGGCAAAGAGTCTGGCAACAAACTGACAACCCAAAAGAGCTGGTGAGGGCACAGGAGTGAACTACTCTTCTACGCCTCCCATACGCAGAATCTGCCGCCATTCCTCCTCTCGCACCGGCTGAATGGACAGCCGGCTGCGGGAAAGAAGGACCATGCCCGACAGGGCTGGGTTGTTCTTCAGTTCGGCAAGCTTAACAGGCCGGGGGAAAGGGTTGACAAAACGCACATCCACCATGTACCAGATCGGCTTCTCTGCCGTACTTGCCGGATCGAAATGCTTATTCTCCGGGTCACGCGCCGTCCAGTCCGGATATCCGGCCCTAACCACCTCGGCAATGCCGACGATGGCCGGCACGGCTATGTTGCTGTGATAAAAAAGCACCTGATCCCCAACCTGCACCTCATCCCGTAAATAGTTCCTCGCCTGATAGTTCCTCACCCCATCCCAGTGTTCTGTGCTGTTCGGGCAGGTTCGAAGATCATCAAATGAAAAATTTGTCGGTTCAGACTTGAAAAGCCAATAACTGCGTTGGGACATGCAAGTACCCCCCGTTGATTTTAATCCATTCTAACTGTAGCAGTCAGCGCTGGCAAGATGCTCCATCGCCATCACAATGTGAATACTGACTAAATGGTTTATTGACTTAAAGCAAAGTTTAATTATTATTAGACATTACTTTTCGCAACAAACTTGCAATTTAAAGAAAGGGAGGGTTTCATGATCAACAGGAGATTGGCGTCTGTAGCCGCTGCGACTGGAATGGCAATGCTTTTGTCGTTACCGATTTATTCAACGGCGGCAAAGGGAAAACCTGCAGCAAAGGACGATGGCAGGGAAACCTGTTATGGCTGTCACGATCAAGTAAAAGCCCTGAAAGAGGGTTCAAAGCATGCAAAACTCGCCTGCAGCACCTGCCATGATAAACTTAAAGAGCATCTGGACAACTCTGAAACCCGGCCGGTAACCCTTATTGACTCCGCACTCTGCGGAAAATGCCACAAGGATGAATATGCCACATCCATGATGGTTGATTACGAAGCCCCCGCCCGCAAGGAAAAGGGTATCCCCGGCGGACGCTCTCCGGTTATGGACAAACTGCTCGCCCCCTATGGCTTTACCATCGAACATAACGAACCCCGTGGCCACGCCTTCATGGTCACCGACCAGTTCGTCGTCGATCGATTCGCCGGTGGCCGGTTCCAGTATAAGCAGCGCTGGGCCGGTGTTGATCAGGTCGGCAAAACCTGGGATATCCTGGAAGATAAGGGGCCCGACTTCAAGATGGGCGAAACTGGCAAGGCAGGCAATCCCACCTGCATCCAGTGCAAGACGTCAGATCACATCCTTAAATGGAAGTTCCTTGGAGACAAGGACCCGAAAGCCAAATGGGATCGCACTTCCGACATCATCGCAGTGGCCAAGGATACCCACAACCCGGTCGGTTGCATCCATTGTCATGATCCCCACGGCGCACAACCGCGCATTGTTCGGGATGCGCTGATCAACGAGATCGACAAGGGTGCTACCATGTTCGCCAGAAACGGCGCTACCGACCTGAAAGTGATCTCTTTCCGGGACGGCTTTCGCAAGATCGGTGTCATGAAAAAATCGGACTCCCGTATGATGTGCGCCCAGTGTCATGTGGAATATGCCTGCGGCAAGGGTTTCGAGTTCGGCAGCGGCAAGCCGGTCGGCTATGACGACCAGCGCACTAACCACATGCCCCTGAAGCAGGTGAAGGAGCTGCTTGATCATTACCGTAAGCTCAATTACTATGATTTCAAGCATGCGGTAACCGGTGCCCGCCTGGTCAAACTCCAGCATCCGGAAGCAGAATCCTATGCCGGCAGCGTCCATGAAAAAGCCGGTGTCACCTGTGCCGACTGCCATATGCCGGTGATGAAAAACAAGCAGGGCAAGAGCTACAAGTCCCACATGATGATCCGTCCCCGCAGCCATGTGAAGGAATCCTGCCAGGGTTGCCATCCGAAATGGAACGCCGAGCAGCAACTGTACCAGATCGACGCCATAAGAAACTATATCAGCGGCAAGATGCGCAAATCAGAATACTGGCTTGGTGAGCTGATCGACACCTATGCCGCTGCAAAGCGTTTCGGGGTCGATGAGGCAACGCTGGCCAAAGCACGGGAAAAACATGAAGAAGCCCATGTGCTATGGGAATGGTGGACGGCAGAAAACAGCGACGGATTCCACAATCCCGATCTGGCCCGTGACAGCCTGGCGGCCTCGATTACCGCCTCCAAGGAAGGGGTTGCGCTGTTGAACAAGGCTCTGGACGAACGGGGCAAGAAGTAAGAGCTGACAAAAGGGGCGGCTGCCGTACTGGCGCCGCCCCTTTTGTCAAAAAAGACAGTTAGCTGAGGTTATCCTCGTCCCCCGACACATGGGGAAAAATCTCGTGGTGCATCTCATGATGACTTTCGAGGACTTTCCCGCAGCTGGCACAAAGATATTTCTCCCCCTTGGTGGTATATTCACTGCGTTCACAATCGGCACACCAGATTCTTACCTCGCATTGGTTCTGAATGTTCTCACTCATGAAGGCTCCTTTCCGGTCTCCTGTGCACAAAATGACTGAAAAATCCTTTTTTACCCCCATGCACATCAGCGGACCTTG
This region of Geotalea daltonii FRC-32 genomic DNA includes:
- a CDS encoding DUF512 domain-containing protein, which encodes MEGLLIDSVVTESIADELEIEAGDRLVAINGHRLRDIIDFNFFAADEELTLEVVKRDGEVWEMEVERDESEPLGLIFQAPVPAECGNKCIFCFVHQLPKGLRKPLYVKDEDYRLSFLYGNYVTLANIDASDLERIKSQRLSPLYISVHATDPLVRERMLGKTGIPPILEIIKELAGAGITMHTQVVLCPGVNDGKVLAQTVADLSSLFPAVASLAVVPVGLTMHRKGLPALQPVTKEYAAELLSQWQPEMAGLARCLGEPFLFFADEFYIKGGVAFPPLELYGDLPQIENGVGMVPVFLEEADEVVHGAKRLKQASVTVVTGESPYPYLEGFLHRLADKTGIKFTIVPIKNRLFGDTVTVTGLVSGGDILDCLKKVESGDVILIPDVMLKEGEGIFLDDLSIDDLQNALGKDVVVAESTPRGIYAAIIRFQSA
- a CDS encoding AI-2E family transporter, with amino-acid sequence MTSEKKFLIVAMLLALVALAVIFLSGTVFLPVFIALILTYILNPLVAKLAERGMNRTVAIVLVFFALVLLATLAILFFIVSIKGELGSIEINLPEYANRLYNYIPAGVKAYLDIETPEKAYQHLTTALERLRGISFSLFKETFAVVTRAFSSTLAFVLSILGYFITPIYLFYFLLDMPELKTTLLNLVPERYRPWFCQKAAEVDEVLSSFVRGQLMLCVILAVLYSIGLYFIGIDLAILIGTISGLLFMIPYLGTLFGIVFSMLMAFLKFHDLLHPMLCLGWFMLVQAAEGGIITPKIVGNKVGLHPVVTILALLIGGQWFGIFGMLLAVPVTAVLNVFFRSLLDYYRSTAYYKGV
- the hfq gene encoding RNA chaperone Hfq — its product is MPKAPFNIQDQYLNQARKERVKVTVQLMAGSKLEGYIKSFDNFSVLMEVQGDLLIYKHAISSITSVDGNFRLHQ
- the miaA gene encoding tRNA (adenosine(37)-N6)-dimethylallyltransferase MiaA → MKSEEKIKLVSIVGPTASGKTELAVRLAERFDGEIVNADSMQVYRGMDIGTAKPSVSLRSRVTHHLIDIVTPDVNFSASDFRRAADGAIADIHSRGKRVFIVGGTGLYIRALLQGLVDSPSGDEQIRGELNELAKEIGNEGLLQLLAEVDPITAERLHHNDRVRIIRALEVYRQTGRPMSQFRQEHGFAEEMYDCLMLGINVERQELYSRVEKRVDEMVESGLAAEVEELFRLGYARDLKAMRSIGYKEICSFLSGEISLDQAVQLIKRDTRRYAKRQMTWFNKEYGIKWVEYPAAFANICNHVIEFFERGEDHAKSTFQHPGSVP
- the mutL gene encoding DNA mismatch repair endonuclease MutL, with translation MATRIKILPEQLTNKIAAGEVVERPASVVKELVENALDAGCSEVMVEIEAGGKRLIRVSDTGCGMTREDALLALERHATSKIANDEDLFSLATLGFRGEALPSVASVSRFTLATREKGSLEGTEIYAEGGRIKEVKACGMAEGTVISVRNLFFNTPARLKFMKSSETEAGHVGDLLTRLAISRPDIRFIYTNDGKTVFRALNADLRERVATLLGRTLSQDLYPLDFCDGQLNVTGLVGKPECSRSAASHVYTYINGRFIRDKVVQHAVLQAYRNFMERGRYPVVVLFISVPAAEVDVNVHPTKHEVRFREQGRVHDAIQEAVESVLRSSPWVKTQPVVQKTQASTSIAAARIAQVRESLTQYRPQKTTQQSFKMSTPAVPASFRETSLPDPVPVADAAPAPEVERGYFSGLSVIGQFNAAYILCQDGNSLVIIDQHAAHERVAFERLKTQHAAMGVESQRLLFPETVEFSFKEGAVIREHQTELDRVGFSLEEFGGSTWLLNAVPHLLSGNDYVKTLRDILEELQSLGRSRSFQDILEDILARIACHSVVRGSHCLSQQEIKALFQQMDTTEFSSNCPHGRPVLHTLTLAEIERMFKR
- the pepN gene encoding aminopeptidase N; this translates as MTESPHRTICRKDYTPPDYIVDRVELRFELDEETTRVHSRLSIMRHPQALTSGTPPLVLDGHRFTLLEIKLDDKVLVPGRYKVDQEYLTIDQVPDKFVLEITTELRPQHNTFLEGLYRSGGMFCTQCEAEGFRSITYFPDRPDVLAVYTTTIVADRQRYPVLLSNGNPVKKGNFDKGRHFVTWHDPFPKPSYLFALVAGDLVCLEDTFTTRSGRQIALRIYVNEQNRTKCDHALRSLQKAMFWDEENFGREYDLDIYMIVAVDDFNMGAMENKGLNVFNSRYVLASPETATDDDFQAIEEVIGHEYFHNWTGNRITCRDWFQLSLKEGLTIFRDQEFSADMESRGVKRIADVRYLRTAQFAEDAGPMSHPVRPECYMEINNFYTVTVYNKGAEVIRMLRTLLGPERFHQGMDLYFKRHDGQAATVEDFVRAMADAGGIDLGQFKRWYSQAGTPELQIKGEFHATTGTYLLNIRQSYPKTGEETPKEPLHIPLTMGLLDRDGHELPLTMEGEDSAGPTTRVLELRQSEEKFLFTGLKTAPVPALLRGFSAPVRLDYAYSHEELVLLMAHETDPFCRWEAGQQLAIQVMLGLVADWQAGRQLELDKGIISAFKETLSSNEKDRAFLAEALTLPSEAYLADSMAVADPDAVHAVRQFVRKRLAIELKAEFHQVHSACRPTRPYKVGDGLAGERRLANLCLAYLMTLDGDEEVGLCIDQYHKADNMTDTMGALGPLASSNSPSRRIILEEFYQRWQGDRQVVDKWFSLQAASSRPDTLAEVEKLLGHPAFEPANPNRFRSLVGAFSQANPVRFHDKSGAGYRFLTDQLIRLIPINPQVSARLMSPLTRWHRYDQKRQEMMRGELERIRVLPNLPRDVYEVVAKSLATN
- a CDS encoding EVE domain-containing protein, with protein sequence MSQRSYWLFKSEPTNFSFDDLRTCPNSTEHWDGVRNYQARNYLRDEVQVGDQVLFYHSNIAVPAIVGIAEVVRAGYPDWTARDPENKHFDPASTAEKPIWYMVDVRFVNPFPRPVKLAELKNNPALSGMVLLSRSRLSIQPVREEEWRQILRMGGVEE
- a CDS encoding ammonia-forming cytochrome c nitrite reductase subunit c552 — protein: MINRRLASVAAATGMAMLLSLPIYSTAAKGKPAAKDDGRETCYGCHDQVKALKEGSKHAKLACSTCHDKLKEHLDNSETRPVTLIDSALCGKCHKDEYATSMMVDYEAPARKEKGIPGGRSPVMDKLLAPYGFTIEHNEPRGHAFMVTDQFVVDRFAGGRFQYKQRWAGVDQVGKTWDILEDKGPDFKMGETGKAGNPTCIQCKTSDHILKWKFLGDKDPKAKWDRTSDIIAVAKDTHNPVGCIHCHDPHGAQPRIVRDALINEIDKGATMFARNGATDLKVISFRDGFRKIGVMKKSDSRMMCAQCHVEYACGKGFEFGSGKPVGYDDQRTNHMPLKQVKELLDHYRKLNYYDFKHAVTGARLVKLQHPEAESYAGSVHEKAGVTCADCHMPVMKNKQGKSYKSHMMIRPRSHVKESCQGCHPKWNAEQQLYQIDAIRNYISGKMRKSEYWLGELIDTYAAAKRFGVDEATLAKAREKHEEAHVLWEWWTAENSDGFHNPDLARDSLAASITASKEGVALLNKALDERGKK